The genomic interval CAGAGGAGTCATTCCCTTTTAACACTTGCACTTGGAAAAGATATATTTGGCAATCCAGTGGTTACAGACCTCGCAAGGATGCCGCATCTATTAGTAGCAGGTGCAACAGGTTCGGGTAAAAGTGTTTCTATAAATGCAATGATAATAAGTCTGCTTTATAAGGCTACACCTGATGAAGTAAAAATGTTAATGATTGACCCCAAACTCCTTGAACTATCAGTATATAATGATATACCTCATCTCATTGCACCAGTGATAACAGGTCCAAAAGAGGCATCTGATGCACTAAAAAAAATGGTATTTGAAATGGAAAGAAGATACAAACTTCTTGCAGAAAAAGGCGCTCGAAATATAGAAAACTATAATAAACAGGCATCTCAATCAGAAAGACTTCCATATATCGTAGTATTTATAGATGAACTCGCAGACCTTATGTTCACTGCACCGAATGATGTAGAAAATGCTATTGCAAGACTTGCACAGATGGCAAGGGCATCAGGAATTCATCTTATTCTCGCAACCCAGAGGCCATCTGTTGATGTTATAACAGGTCTCATAAAAGCAAACTTCCCGGCAAGAATATCTTTTCAGGTAACATCAAAGATCGACTCAAGAACAATACTTGATGCACAGGGTGCTGAGCAGCTTCTTGGAATGGGCGATATGCTTTTTATGGTGCCTGGAGTTAAAATCATTAGAATTCACGGGGCATATATAAGTGATACAGAAGTTAAATCTGTAACAGAATTTATAAAGGCACAGGGGGCACCTGACTACTCAGCCTTTGAGAATATTGTTGTAGCAGATGAAAAAGAAAAAGGCATAGATATATCAGGAGACAGAGACGAGATGTATCAAAGAGTAATAGAATTTGCAGAATCTGTAGGTGAAGTCTCAATATCCTCTATCCAGAGGAGATTTAAAATCGGCTATAATAGGGCAGCAAGGATGATGGAACTCCTTGAGGAAGATGGTCTTGTGGGGCCACCAAAGGGTGCGGGAAAACCAAGGGATTTCTTAAGGAAAAGGTAGATTTAACATAAGTTAAGCAATTTTATGAGTCAGGCACTGCTCAAAGACTTTAAAAAGTGTTGATTTCAGTGTATATGAAAGATTACAAATACATCACTCAACAAGTAACCACCGACGCTGATGACGGATACAAGATAAATGTATTTACAAGTGCGTGGTTTAAAGTCTTTTCGCAGCGCCTGACTCATATTTCTATAATTAGAATTGCTCAATTTGGATTGAAGATGCTGCTCTACTGCTCTACTGCCCTACTGCTCTACTGCAATTTCTGTTTTGCTTCACAGGTAGATGATGAAGTTGCAAGAATCCAGAAGGCATATGAGAACATAAAAGATATTAAGGGGAGTTTTATTCAGAAAAGCTATATCAAAGACCTAAAAAGGACGGATACTTATAAAGGTCAATTCTTTATAAAGTCTCCTAAAATGAGATGGGAATACAAAGGAGATAAGCCCCAGATTGTATATATCACTGGCGAAGATATAATAATTTACCAGAAAAAAGAAAAACAGGCATTCAAGACAAAATTTGACAAGGCAAGCTATGGACAGGCTCCAATAGCCCTTTTAAGTGGACTTGGAGATATAAAAAACGAATTTGATGTCTCGGTGAAGTCAGAACAAAAACTTCTATTAAAACCCAAAAAACCTATGGGCAATATAGTCTCTGTTGAAATCACCACATCAAGCGAAGAGTTTCCAATAGAATCTCTCTCCATCATTGATGCTTTATCCAACAGGATTGATATTTATCTAAAGGATGTAAAAATCAATACTGAGCTAAAAGACAGGCTTTTTGAATTCTCTCCTCCTGAAGGAGTGAATGTCTTACAGCAGTAGGGGCAGATGTCTGCCATGATAAAATAGGTAGAACACATAAGTTTGTCCCTACTACATTTTTCGGGTTAATAGTGAATTATGGCGACTATAAAAAAAATAGCAATAACAACAGGTGACCCGTCTGGCATAGGTCCTGAGATAGTTTTCAAGGCAATCATGTCACATGAAATTGCGGGATTATGTGAACCTATTATCATCGGGGACATCGCTGTCGTTGAGGAAGTAGCCGAGAAATTAAACATACAGGTAGACCTGAATAGTCTCAAGATAATAAATACCAATGAAATCAAAGATAGAAACTTTCAGAGGTGCCAATCCACTGCCCAAGGTGGCAAAGCGTGTGCTGCATATATAAAAAGGGCTGTAGAGCTTGCTTTAGATAAAGAGGTAGATGCGATTGTGACCGCACCTATTTCAAAGGAATCTCTGAAAATGGCTGGTCTTAAATGGCACGGGCATACTGAAATGCTTGCAGAATTAACTGATACAAAAGACTATGCAATGATGTTTTACAGCAATAAATTAAAACTAATCCTCGTAACTATCCATACTGCGATAAAAAATGTCCCTGCGTTAATAACAAAGAATAGAGTATTAAAAACAATCAACCTTGCAAAAAAAGCGTGCTATATGATGGCTATAGAAAATCCCAGAATTGCAGTTGCTGGATTAAACCCGCATGCTGGAGAGACAGGCATATTCGGGGATGAAGAGATACGAGAAATCATTCCGGCAGTCAATGAAGCACAAAACATGGGAATTAGTGTTTCAGGTCCCTATCCTGCCGATACGTTATTCCACAGGGCGTATAATGGAGAATTTGATATAATAGTCTGCATGTATCACGACCAGGGGCTAATTCCTCTTAAGATGATAGCCTTTGACAAAGCCGTTAATGTTACAATAGGATTACCGATAATAAGGACATCTCCAGACCACGGAACAGCTTATGACATAGCATGGAAAGGGATTGCCAATCCATCAAGCATGATAGAAGCAATAAAACTTGCATTAAAACTCAGGAGGTAAATATGCTATTGGAATCATATAACCTGGCCGGAATGGAACTTAAAAACCGTATCGTCCGCTCTGCAACATATGAAAAAAGAGCAGATGTGGACGGCTTTGTTACTGATGCCCTTATAGAATTCTATAAAGAACTCACAAAAGGCGGGGTGGGACTTATAATCACAGGCAATGCCCTTATTCATATCTCTGGTCGTTCTGTGCCTCAGATGATATGCATACACAATGACCATTACATAAACAGACTAAAGCAACTGACAGATGCTGTACATAAACTTGACGGCAAAATAGTAATCCAGCTTGTTCACGGGGGAAGACAATGTTTCCCCGCACTGCTCGGAGGTCTGCAGCCAATTGCACCATCTGAAGTTTATGACCCCTCAACTAAAATTACACCAAGAGAAATGACAAATGAAGAGATATGGGAAATAATCGAGGCATTTGGAGATGCTGCAAGAAGGGCAATGTATGCTGGCTTTGACGGCATCCAAATACATGGTGCTCATGGGTATCTTGTAAGTGAATTTCTATCTCCTCATACAAATAGAAGAAATGATTACTGGGGTGGAGATGAGGAAAGAAGATTCCATTTTCTTGAAGAAATTTATAAAGCCATGAGAAAAGAAGTCGGAGATAATTATCCAATACTGATAAAAATGAATGCTGATGACTATATAGAAGGCGGATTAAAACCTGAAGAGTCACTAAGGATTGCAAAAAGGCTTGAAGAAATAGGTATTGATGCTATTGAGGTCAGCGGTGGGATGTATGAGTCTGGAATAAAAACAGCACAATTAAACATTACTAAAGAAGAACAAGAAGCATATTTTAGAGAAAATTCAAGACTTTTCAAAACAAGATTAAATATCCCTATAATCCTTGTTGGTGGAATTCGTTCAAGAGCTGTAGCAGAAAATATTCTTAGAAAAAAAGATGCTGACCTTATATCTATATCAAGACCTCTTATTAGAGAACCCGATTTGCCAAATAAATTCAAGGAAGGTAAGGAAAAGGCTGACTGCATATCGTGTAACGGCTGCATGAGATTTCAAAAACTCGATATGGTCAAATGCACTCAGATTGACTCAATGGCTCAATGACCTTTATTATATTAATCTATGCTTTCGCCAGAAAGACAATTCGAAATAATAAAGAGAGGCACTGTTGAGATAATCCTCGAAAAAGAGCTTCTTCATAAACTGGAGAAGTCTGTTAAAGAAAAGCGTCCATTAAAGATTAAAGCGGGATTTGATCCCACGGCACCAGACATCCATCTCGGACATACAGTGCTTCTTGAAAAGATGAGGCAGTTTCAGGAACTTGGTCACGAAATCATATTTTTAATAGGTGATTTCACAGGCATGATTGGTGACCCCACTGGAAGATCAGAGACAAGAAAGCCCCTGACAAAAGAAGAGGTGCTTAAAAATGCAGAAACATACAAAGAGCAAGTATTTAAAATCCTCGACCCTCAAAAAACTAAAATAGTATTCAACAGCGAATGGTTTGAAAAAATGAGCGCAATGGAAGTCGTAAGGCTCGGAGCTATGAAGACAGTGGCGAGGATGCTCGAAAGAGAAGATTTCAAAAATAGATTCCAGAATAAGCAAGAGATAACCATACTCGAGTTTTATTATCCTCTATTTCAGGCATATGACTCTGTTCATCTTAAGGCTGATATAGAAATTGGCGGAACAGACCAAAAATTCAATCTCTTAATGGGAAGAGAACTTCAAGAGCATTATGGTCAAAAACCACAATCATTAGTAATAATGCCACTTCTTGAAGGACTTGATGGTATAAAAAAAATGTCAAAAAGCCTTGGTAACTATATTGGGATATCAGAACCACCCAATGATATGTATGGAAAGCTTATGTCTATCAGTGACGAATTGATGATCAAATATTATGAGTTGCTCAGTCATATTAGCATTGAAGAGTTCAATGCCCTTAAGAATGACCTGAAATCAGGCATTGTCCATCCAAAGAAGGCAAAGGAAAATCTGGCAACAGAGATTGTAGAGAGATACTGGGGCAAAGATGCAGCACTGCATGCAAAAGAGGAATTCAACCGCATATTCAAAGAAAAAGGGATACCTGA from Dissulfurispira thermophila carries:
- a CDS encoding FtsK/SpoIIIE family DNA translocase, with the protein product MQKETNKNRRLQEIVGVIALLGGLYLALSLFTYHKWDRSLLTFSITPPKNYGGIVGAYISDIIFSTIGFSGFSIPLFLIIYGIKNIMGKEKNRIHLLGALLFLPSLSMLLHLLAKTMALKIEPLGGFIGLFLSDTFEGLLSSIGAYILSIAIIIVSIILMSPISIFSYFIDKKKEKIDKEKLEDANDHNSGIIISESLHISAPSVKTPVAHKHLKEKPLRETIGNYNIPPIDLLKSAEGMSGPTKEELNIAASGLEKKLSDFGVNGKIRQAHPGPVVTMYEFEPAAGVKINRIVSLSDDLALALKAPSIRIYPIAGKATIGIEVPNNERATVSLKEIISSEIFQRSHSLLTLALGKDIFGNPVVTDLARMPHLLVAGATGSGKSVSINAMIISLLYKATPDEVKMLMIDPKLLELSVYNDIPHLIAPVITGPKEASDALKKMVFEMERRYKLLAEKGARNIENYNKQASQSERLPYIVVFIDELADLMFTAPNDVENAIARLAQMARASGIHLILATQRPSVDVITGLIKANFPARISFQVTSKIDSRTILDAQGAEQLLGMGDMLFMVPGVKIIRIHGAYISDTEVKSVTEFIKAQGAPDYSAFENIVVADEKEKGIDISGDRDEMYQRVIEFAESVGEVSISSIQRRFKIGYNRAARMMELLEEDGLVGPPKGAGKPRDFLRKR
- a CDS encoding tRNA-dihydrouridine synthase codes for the protein MLLESYNLAGMELKNRIVRSATYEKRADVDGFVTDALIEFYKELTKGGVGLIITGNALIHISGRSVPQMICIHNDHYINRLKQLTDAVHKLDGKIVIQLVHGGRQCFPALLGGLQPIAPSEVYDPSTKITPREMTNEEIWEIIEAFGDAARRAMYAGFDGIQIHGAHGYLVSEFLSPHTNRRNDYWGGDEERRFHFLEEIYKAMRKEVGDNYPILIKMNADDYIEGGLKPEESLRIAKRLEEIGIDAIEVSGGMYESGIKTAQLNITKEEQEAYFRENSRLFKTRLNIPIILVGGIRSRAVAENILRKKDADLISISRPLIREPDLPNKFKEGKEKADCISCNGCMRFQKLDMVKCTQIDSMAQ
- a CDS encoding LolA family protein, encoding MKDYKYITQQVTTDADDGYKINVFTSAWFKVFSQRLTHISIIRIAQFGLKMLLYCSTALLLYCNFCFASQVDDEVARIQKAYENIKDIKGSFIQKSYIKDLKRTDTYKGQFFIKSPKMRWEYKGDKPQIVYITGEDIIIYQKKEKQAFKTKFDKASYGQAPIALLSGLGDIKNEFDVSVKSEQKLLLKPKKPMGNIVSVEITTSSEEFPIESLSIIDALSNRIDIYLKDVKINTELKDRLFEFSPPEGVNVLQQ
- the tyrS gene encoding tyrosine--tRNA ligase, translating into MLSPERQFEIIKRGTVEIILEKELLHKLEKSVKEKRPLKIKAGFDPTAPDIHLGHTVLLEKMRQFQELGHEIIFLIGDFTGMIGDPTGRSETRKPLTKEEVLKNAETYKEQVFKILDPQKTKIVFNSEWFEKMSAMEVVRLGAMKTVARMLEREDFKNRFQNKQEITILEFYYPLFQAYDSVHLKADIEIGGTDQKFNLLMGRELQEHYGQKPQSLVIMPLLEGLDGIKKMSKSLGNYIGISEPPNDMYGKLMSISDELMIKYYELLSHISIEEFNALKNDLKSGIVHPKKAKENLATEIVERYWGKDAALHAKEEFNRIFKEKGIPDEISTFELTWEEEMWLPKIMKLSGITPSTGEAIRLIKQGAVSIDNQKVTDPQKTLKKGDYLIKAGKRKFAKIIAK
- the pdxA gene encoding 4-hydroxythreonine-4-phosphate dehydrogenase PdxA, with the translated sequence MATIKKIAITTGDPSGIGPEIVFKAIMSHEIAGLCEPIIIGDIAVVEEVAEKLNIQVDLNSLKIINTNEIKDRNFQRCQSTAQGGKACAAYIKRAVELALDKEVDAIVTAPISKESLKMAGLKWHGHTEMLAELTDTKDYAMMFYSNKLKLILVTIHTAIKNVPALITKNRVLKTINLAKKACYMMAIENPRIAVAGLNPHAGETGIFGDEEIREIIPAVNEAQNMGISVSGPYPADTLFHRAYNGEFDIIVCMYHDQGLIPLKMIAFDKAVNVTIGLPIIRTSPDHGTAYDIAWKGIANPSSMIEAIKLALKLRR